The following nucleotide sequence is from Coffea eugenioides isolate CCC68of chromosome 3, Ceug_1.0, whole genome shotgun sequence.
CATTATTTAAGTGCCACTAGTAAGGAATTCTACAGTCCATAATGAATACCATATCATTGGTTTAACATGAATACCATGACGTGGCTTTGCTTAAGTTTAAGACATGGTGCAGCTGCAACTACTTGGACGTCCATGTCAGCGGTGATAATTGGTGATGAAATTTCGATTATGTATTTAGGCTCAAAAGATAGCAATCAATTGGTAGACAAATAAAGGTATTTACTTGGGAAAAAAGTCCAAGCTGTGGATAGTTGAAGTATGAACAAATATTTTCAATGAGACAATGAACGAAGATCAAACACTAATGAAATGGAAGACTCTAATTGGGCAAGCAGTTTGAATTCCAAATAAGTGTACataagatttactctaaaaTTATCACTTTGGATAAAGTGTGCTGCTGGTTACTATACTTTGTCAAAATCTAGATCTCATCACTATACCATTTTTCGTATCAATTTTCCCCTAAAGAAACTCCTGAAAGTCTATTGGCTATGGATGGTTTATTTTCACACACAATACATACTCAGCAGCTCACTTTCCACTACACAGCTGCCACAacaacctttttattttttcctccttttttaaGCTGCCACGACAACTTGGTTTACGCAGAAACTTGATCCTCTAACTAAGCTGCCATATTCATCATATTATCTTCTGCTGATGCCTGATAGTACTATACTGTAGGAAAAGGAGGCACTGCAGTCTGCATTTAACAGGAGGCAAGAATAATGCAACATCACTCAGATTCTACATATCTGCTGCATCTATTAATTtaacagaaaaggaaaaatgaaaaaaaaaagattcataTGGCCACGTTTACTCACAAAGATCTTACTCATATGATGCACCAGTTGATAACAACCTGGTAATAAAGAGCATTGTTGGCCTAAATTGAGGATCAACATGTAGATAAGCTCTTACTAGTTTGAGAACGGATTTCAGATTcctttcaatttcttgactgGGGTACAGAAGTCTTTGGTCGAGCAAGTCTTTCAGTTCTATGTTTTCAGGCTTTGAAGACATTAGATAAGCAATCAAGTCACCAGGATGCTTTCCTTTGATTACTTCCATTGTCAGGACCCCAAAGCTATAAACATCACACTTTTCAGTTACTTTCATTGTGTAGGCAAATTCTGCAAGGTACAAATGGAAAATCATGTTGTGACAACATGTGATCATACCTGAATTTAATAGCAAAAAAAATTGATGGCAAGAAAGAAACATTTATTACCTGGTGCAACATATCCATATGTGCCAGCAAGAGAACTCCAATTAGATGAATCTATTTTCAGAAACTTAGAAGTACCAAAATCAGAAATGTGAGCCTCATATTCTGGATCAAGCAAAATGTTGTTGCTTGATAAGTCTCGATGTACAATTGCTGGTGAACAATCATGATGCATGTAAGATAAAGCATGAGCTATGCCTTTGATGATTTTCAACCTCTTCTGCCAGTCTAACTCCATAGCTTCTTCTTCCATGCTCAAAATTTTTGCCAAGCTTCCTCTTTCAAGGTACTCATAAACCAAAAATGAGTGCCGAGAATTTGAGCAGAAGCCAAAGAGTTTCACAATGTTTCGATGCTTGATTTCTGTCAAGGCCTTTATCTCATTCAAGAAACTTCTATGCATCGCCATCTCAGGCACGTGGTGAAGCTTCTTTACGGCTATCACATCGCCTGATGGAAGCTCTGCTCTATAAACACTTCCATAACCCCCTTTCCCAATGCAAAATATGTCATTGAACTCTTCTGTAGCCATTACTATTTCTTTATACAATGCTTTCCCGTCATAAGAACATacagaaaaaaaatttcccttcTTCATATCCATATCTTCTGTTCCTGAACTTTTTCTCCATTGATCATGCAATCTGAGACCACCATAGAATGCACAAAGAAGTAGGAATGATCCCAGAAGAGGACATAAAATTGTGACAAGAAGTTTCTTCTGCTTATCCTTGACATGCTTTTTAATCAACGGGGAACTTCCACAAGCTGGTAACCCTGTAATATTGCCGCATAGACCTTTATTTCCCTGTACTTCCTCTATGGTTAAATTCATAAAGGCTCTACCACTTGGAATTGGACCCTCTAAATTATTGAATGAAATATTAATGTGCAATAAACCAGGCAATTTTACCAAAGCCTTTGGGATTACACCAGAGAGGTTATTGTGTGAGAGATCCAATGTTCCCAGATTTTGCAAACTTTGGAACTCAGATGGTATCTCTCCTGTGAAGAAATTTCGACTCAAATCCAGTTCAGAAAGTTGGGTCaacttcccaatttggaatGGAATCTTTTGGGTGAAAATGTTGTTGCTCAAGTTCATGTGAAACAAGTACCTCAAATCTCCCAAATGTTCTGGAATAGGTCCATTAAAGGAGTTTGTGGACAGGTCTACATAAAGAAGTTTTGTTAGCATTCCCAACTCCTGAGGCATACTGCCAGTGAGTTGGTTGTCATGCAAATATAGATTAAGCATAGAAGCCAACTTCCCAACTCCTCTTGGTATCTCCCCAGATAAATAATTTGAAGAAAGATCAAGCGCTTGTAATTTAGTTAAAGTTCCAATTTCTGGAGGTATACCACCTGTGATGTTGTTCTTTCCAACCATCAGGGCCGTCAAGATTTTGCATTTTCCCCAGTTGCTAGAGAGTTCCCCATAGAATTCGTTGTCCCGCAGATCTATGAAATCCAGGAAAGGATAGATGCCAAACATTTCCGACAAGTTACCATAGAAATGGTTCCCATTGAAGCGGGCCCTAATTAAGCTTGAGCAATTTTTCAAGCATCTAGGGATTGGACCTGTAAGCATGTTCTCAGATACAGTAATAATTTGGAGGGTTCCATTTTGACATAGTAGATCTGGCAATGGACCAGAAAACCGATTTTGATCCAAATCCAAAACTACCAACTTTTTCAGGTTTCCAAGCTCTTCTGGAATTGTACCAGAAAATTGGTTCTCTCGGAGATGCAATTCATTTAAGTTACTCAAATTACCAATTGAAACAGGAATAGAACCATTAAGTTGGTTCTCACCTACTTCCATTTTGGTAAGGAATTTGAGACCACCCAAATCTTTTGGAATTGGACTTGAAAGTTGATTCTCATAGAGATACAGATGAGTTAAATTGGTCAAATTACCCAGTGACTTTGGAATTGCACTGGTAAGATTATTTTGATACAACATAAGAAACTGGAGTGAGATCAAATGTCCCATCGCTTGGGGAATGGGACCATATAGGTGATTTTGGAAAAGATATAACTTCACTAGCTTGGTGAGGTTGCCAAAAGTGGATGGAATTGGACCTGTTAAATTGTTGTCCTCCAGAAAAAGTTTAATCAAATTATGCAGAGTTCCTATTCCTGATGGAATTGGACCTGAAAGTTGATTACTATCGAGATCTAAATGAGTTAAATTTCTCAAGTTACAAATTTCAGGTGGGATTTGTTCTGACAACTCATTAACTGAGAAATCAAGATGAATGAGCTTGGTCAGGTTACCTATTTCACGAGGTATGTTGCCAAAGATCTGATTCTTGCGAAGATTAAGATATTCAAGATTTGGGAGGGTTGAAAATGGGAAGTCATAAAGGCTACCTTTTATGCTGTATTCTGAGAGATTCAACTTGCTGACACTTCCATTAATGCATGAAATGCCAGCCCAAGTGCATGGTTGGTTGGAAGAATTCTTGCTGCTGATGGATTGGAGGTTCCACGAGGCTAGCAAGCTATTGTTCTGGTTTTGAAAACTGGCTTTCCATTTCAAAAGACCAGCCGCCTCACCAGCCGAATCTGAAGCGACACATTTGGCTTTGGGATGAGATGGTGGGAAAAGTAGGACCATAATGAATATCGACATAAATTCAAAAGAACCCATGACTACTTTCGAGTTCAACTCAAGTTTGCGCAGGTTGATATGTGTACCGCTAATGAAGCCAGTATTTATCCTGTCTTCCCGGATGTACAAGGAAGACTCCTGAGGTCTCCTTGTTCTGTCCTTTTCTTcttaattttccatttttcttttctttctttcggaGATTGAAACAATTCTGTTACTGATTTAATGCGATGAAATGTCTTGATGCAATGAAATGTCTTGATGAGATTGAACATTTTGATAATCTGTTACTGATTTAGAAAATATAAGGATGACTTTCCTACTATATCTGCAGAAGAAGGCGACTCGAAGTGCCTTCTATAGTCTAAGAGATGGAGTAGCGGTTACCGAATTCGCAAGAATGACGATCAATCTACAGGCTAAGCTACTTATGGTATAGATCTGTATTTTCTGGAGGGGGATTATGCTTAATTATTTGGTTTTAGATTTCATGAAATAGAAGTGAGAAATTGccaaaagatggaaaaaaaattttccaaatctTCATTGGCAGATTTAGTTGGTCATAGTGCGTCAGTACTTGCCCAAATAGAATTAAGTTGGTAGTGATATCAAAACTTCTCGTTTGTATGTTTGATTTCCAGTATTTTTTGCATCCGCCCGCCCTTTACTTCTGATCTCCTGTTAGCCAACGGCATAGACACGAAATGAGATTAATTTGGCCAGAACTAGGAGAAGCATTTGATTACATTCAAAATAGTTTGGGACTAATTATATTGACTtcaaaaggtttttttttagaccaaaaagttcaagaaaactaaaaacccAGATTCTTAAGCAAACTAAAGGTTTATTTTGTCATGATAGTGGCGAGCCAGATTCTTAATGTCACTTTACACACCAAAGGAAGAAACTAAAAACCCGCAAACATGAGTTAATTAATGGATTGCAAttttcctccaaaaaaaaaaaaaaacatttacgTTTTCTATCTGTGAAAGCGTTTTTTAATCACCTATCTATCTCGTGTACAACAAATTGCTATATTACAATTTTCTACAAAACTCtaaaaaataacaattcgaACAGGCTCTTTGCTAGATAATGGCAAGTTTAAGAATAACCAAAGAAAACGTCATTAAACACAAATTTGTAGATTAGAGAAAGGTTAACATGATGTTTGGAGATCATTTGGACAAGTTGGCCTTGATGTTTCTTGTCTTGGTGCAGGGTAAGACAGTCAAGCACGGGATCAAGGTGGTTATTAATTGCCAATTGAACTTGCAGAAAGATGGTATGCGATTTGTGCTTTGTAGCCGATACAGAAAATCTGCGAATCAAAATCGCGAGTTCAAACGAGTCAAAGAAGACGACTAAAACATTCCAGGAAGTGGAGACTCCTTTTAATTTAGCTCCTCTTTTTGGATAATTTCTGTTTTCTATTGATTCTGCAGGACTTGCCTGCGACAACATGACTAGGATCTATCATGAAGGGCCAGAAAAACAGAGCGTAATTTGTCTTGCTgataaggtttttttttttttcttttttgaggcCAGAAGAAAAGAACGTAATTTGCTGAGACGGAATTAGACAAGTGGAAAAAAAGAATTATGATTCTCTAGGTTACTTATCATAGGGAGATGTTGATGATGGAGTTGTAGAAATAATAATTAAGTTCAGTACTTAATAAATAATGAAAGGCACCAGTTTTGTTTCAAGCAATTACAAGCATCTTCTACCCGAAATATGTTGGGCGATAAAAAATTTTTAGCACAATCTTTTTTCTAATGCCTTTACCAGCCTGATGAGCTATGTCAATCAGCCACTTAACGTTTGAGCTTTTAACGAGTAGAATCAAATCAAGTACTTAATGTTTAAACTCTATTCACATATTATATGAATAGAATTGGAATTCGATTGAATATTAAACGAGTTATAAATGCTACTCAATTTGATTCATTAATTGGTATAGAtattcaatttcaaatttgagTTCGGCTCATTCAATTAAACCAGGTGAATTTGAGCTTGGgttcaatttcaaatttgagtttgaaaatgatttagttacttttttttttaagtaatacATGGTTTGCATATTTAAATTTGAGTTTGGCCGCACTATAACGATTGATGGCAAGTGGACGACAATGTCTATCACTTTTCATATTTACGAAGCATTATTTCATTTTCTAGCGCACATCATGACTTCACTAGTGAACAATTTTTTTTGCACGTTAAGGACCAAGACTTAAAAGAAAGGTTATAGCGGTGCCAGCATGCAACGCCCGACTCTGGAGAAATTTTTACCGCTGAATTTAAATGGAGCTAGAGGCAGGAAGAATACTCCACctatcatatatatatgtgtgtgtaatCATTTCTTTTGAGTAgacagacaaaaaaaaaatacatcaaCTTTTTTTATGATGGCTCCGATTGTTCTTGACTTAATTAGGCTTGAATAAGTAACAAACATTGCGGACAAGCCAGTTTTCCAAAACGTGTTTTAAAAAGCTCCACCATCCGAATAGCCCCAATTTTGAAAATACAACCATGCAAATGGAAGATTCATTTATTGAAAGCATCCGCtataaatattttctaaaaacacCCAAGACAAAACTGATCCAGCTTTTATAATTTGTTAAGGAAAAATTactgttttattcattttcaaaaaaaataaaataattatttttatttttttaaactcgaGTAGGCTCGACCTCGAGCTCGACTTGGCCTAATTTGAGGTCGAGCTTAAATTCGAACTTTATATTGAGAGTTCGTCGAGCTTGAATTTGGTAAAATCGAGTCCAAActtaattcaattaaatcaaaacttgactCGAATCAACttgtttgcagccctacaccagcaaaaaaaaaaattactcccAAAAATTTTGTACACTTAAAACACAGCCGGATGAACTCAATATGTTAAAAAAGGAAAGTAGAAATCCAAAGGAGTAATTTTCTACCAATTCTATGGGCAGAATTAGTTGGCCGCAGTACTGGCTCAAAACAGAATTTAATCGATATCGGAATCTAAACTTCTATTTCTGTCCGTTTGAATTCCAGTATTTTCTGCTTCAGGTTAATATACCCTTCTCTTTTCCTGTTAGTTAAAGGGCTGCAAATGTTTAAATTAAACTTGGCCTCCCCAGTCTTGTGGATATCTAAGTTTTGCGAACGCTTCCCCTTCTTCTCTCCTTTTCCCTTCCTGAACTCCCATCAATACGTTGTGGTTGGTTGACTCGAGATCATGACTTTAATCAAATGGTAATAGCTTTTATAAGTCTTCCATAATGACGGAAAAAGTAGGACCAAAATGAATATGGAAATTATTTGGAAAGAACCCACAATTACATTTAAGTTCAAATCGAGTTGCCAAAGATCGTTACTTTGTACCGCAAACGAAACTAGTACTTATCCCAACTTTACAATACAGGGAAGACTTCGGAAGTATTCTGCTTCGGTCCCTCTCtccttccctttcttcttcatttttatttttatttttgagagTGAAACATATAAGATGTCTATTCCAATGGGCCAAGAAATTTAATGCAATATTGAAATGTTCAATGAAATTGACCATTTTTTGTCTTCTATGACTAGTTCTCCCTATTGAACGGCTTGAATAGGAAAGGCCTTTCCAATTTATCTATTTCATTTTAGTGTTTAATATGGCTCATTTAAGCGAGAAAGCCCTTTATCTCTAGGATActcattccaaattttttaaattccaCTAATTGACTACTACATTTGGAAGCtattgttgacaaaaaaaaattcgttTAAGAGCAATAATGGCTACCCGAGTCTTTTCCTTGAAGTAATTCCACTAAttgattactactttttgaAAGCAATTGTTGAGGTTGATGAAATGAGTTTATTTTTGAGAGCGTTGATGTATCATCTTGACTAAAAAAGTCTTTTGGAATAgagtaaaaaattattttcattttagagAACTGATATATATCATCTTGACATTTTAATCGAggagtttatttaaatttataagTCTTTCAAAAAGTAATAATCAATCAGTAGACACTAATTCCTGATTTTGCATGCAAGAATGGCTTGAATAGAAAAGATCTTTTCAATTTGTTCATTCCATTCTAATGTTTGATATGACTCATTTAAGTAGAAAAATCCTTTCCCCCTAGAATACTCATTCCAACTTTTTGAAATTCCACTAATTGATTACTACATTTTGAAAGCTATTGTTGACAAAAAGAAATTCGTTTAAGAGCGATGATGGCTACCTGAGTCTTTTCCTTGAAGTAATTCCACTAAttgattactactttttgaAAGCAATTGTTGAGGTTGATGAAATGAGTATATTTTTTAGAGCGTTGATGTATCATCTTGACTAAAAAAGTCTTTTGGAATAGAGTAAAAAAGTCTTTTTCATTTTAGAGAACTGATATATATCATCTTGACATTTTAATCGAGTAGTTTACTTAAACTtagaagtttttcaaaaaataataatcaattaGTAGACACCAA
It contains:
- the LOC113765988 gene encoding MDIS1-interacting receptor like kinase 2-like — translated: MGSFEFMSIFIMVLLFPPSHPKAKCVASDSAGEAAGLLKWKASFQNQNNSLLASWNLQSISSKNSSNQPCTWAGISCINGSVSKLNLSEYSIKGSLYDFPFSTLPNLEYLNLRKNQIFGNIPREIGNLTKLIHLDFSVNELSEQIPPEICNLRNLTHLDLDSNQLSGPIPSGIGTLHNLIKLFLEDNNLTGPIPSTFGNLTKLVKLYLFQNHLYGPIPQAMGHLISLQFLMLYQNNLTSAIPKSLGNLTNLTHLYLYENQLSSPIPKDLGGLKFLTKMEVGENQLNGSIPVSIGNLSNLNELHLRENQFSGTIPEELGNLKKLVVLDLDQNRFSGPLPDLLCQNGTLQIITVSENMLTGPIPRCLKNCSSLIRARFNGNHFYGNLSEMFGIYPFLDFIDLRDNEFYGELSSNWGKCKILTALMVGKNNITGGIPPEIGTLTKLQALDLSSNYLSGEIPRGVGKLASMLNLYLHDNQLTGSMPQELGMLTKLLYVDLSTNSFNGPIPEHLGDLRRDTI
- the LOC113765987 gene encoding MDIS1-interacting receptor like kinase 2-like, encoding MNLTIEEVQGNKGLCGNITGLPACGSSPLIKKHVKDKQKKLLVTILCPLLGSFLLLCAFYGGLRLHDQWRKSSGTEDMDMKKGNFFSVCSYDGKALYKEIVMATEEFNDIFCIGKGGYGSVYRAELPSGDVIAVKKLHHVPEMAMHRSFLNEIKALTEIKHRNIVKLFGFCSNSRHSFLVYEYLERGSLAKILSMEEEAMELDWQKRLKIIKGIAHALSYMHHDCSPAIVHRDLSSNNILLDPEYEAHISDFGTSKFLKIDSSNWSSLAGTYGYVAPEFAYTMKVTEKCDVYSFGVLTMEVIKGKHPGDLIAYLMSSKPENIELKDLLDQRLLYPSQEIERNLKSVLKLVRAY